Proteins found in one Hirundo rustica isolate bHirRus1 chromosome 9, bHirRus1.pri.v3, whole genome shotgun sequence genomic segment:
- the RGS5 gene encoding regulator of G-protein signaling 5 → MCKGLAALPHTCLERAKEIKTKLGTLLQKPDSTIDLIIPYPEKPEKPPKAQKPSPEEALQWRDSLEKLLQNPYGLASFCSFLRSEFSEENAEFWVACEDYKKTKSPVKMAEKAKKIYEEFIQTEAPKEVNIDHFTKAVTMKNLVEPSPTSFDMAQKRIFALMEKDSLPRFVRSEFYHELIK, encoded by the exons GGCCAAGGAGATCAAGACAAAGCTGGGCACACTGCTCCAGAAGCCTGACTCGACCATCGACTTAATCATCCCCTACCCCGAGAAGCCGGAGAAGCCACCCAAGGCCCAGAA GCCATCTCCAGAGGAGGCTCTGCAGTGGCGTGATTCCTTGGAGAAGCTCCTGCAAAACCCCT ATGGGCTCGCCagcttctgcagcttcctgcgCTCCGAGTTCAGCGAGGAAAACGCCGAGTTCTGGGTGGCCTGCGAGGACTACAAGAAAACCAAGTCCCCCGTGAAGATGGCAGAGAAGGCCAAAAAGATCTATGAGGAGTTCATCCAGACTGAGGCACCCAAAGAG GTGAACATCGACCACTTCACCAAGGCTGTGACCATGAAGAACCTGGTGGAGCCATCACCAACCAGCTTTGACATGGCCCAGAAGAGGATCTTTGCCCTGATGGAAAAAGACTCCCTGCCCAGATTTGTGCGGTCAGAGTTTTATCATGAGTTAATCAAGTAG